Proteins from a genomic interval of Coccinella septempunctata chromosome 2, icCocSept1.1, whole genome shotgun sequence:
- the LOC123307094 gene encoding uncharacterized protein LOC123307094 has translation MSTIFLILSIISFFVGSFSEDSIETVDLLQIETYKWEGLNSGSAIINVTAQNHSISVNIETCDIGNPESRPNKEYLILKNGNENPLSQDNGRIFAYIKKPKTIYFFSSSVILQLETPNALTKKCTVTFEKGDDEDPPLPPVTTTESVSTYGPEVSKYSTVFISGCSIEQFNEDKKLIKELKDDIVAMAEDYTETEGFCLTKKIEPEDVNIYTLEQCPTQWQDFANCVRLVYSLPLKTDSSCSLWKGYQLAEEHLNIMWTRLASKYLKGFSVYEQPEINSLLTWWVICIILVILLFAAAIISVNLIWRRNKFLKRANTFDDGNYTADMRKISEMSLTPPYFQPIPPMFGKTDLFVEVNGADNEGFQYDAIDENGTAI, from the exons ATGTCAACAATATTTTTGATactttcaataatttctttttttgtcGGTT CATTTTCTGAAGATTCTATAGAAACTGTGGACCTTCTGCAAATCGAAACATACAAATGGGAGGGTTTGAATTCAGGTAGTGCCATCATTAATGTTACCGCCCAAAATCATTCGATATCTGTCAATATAGAAACATGCGATATTGGAAATCCTGAATCTAGGCCGAACAAGGAGTACCTGATTTTAAAAAATG GAAATGAAAATCCCCTTTCCCAAGATAATGGACGAATATTTGCTTACATCAAGAAACCGAAaacgatatattttttttctagttCGGTTATCCTACAATTAGAGACTCCTAATGCACTAACAAAAAAATGTACTGTAACTTTTGAAAAGGGAG ATGATGAAGATCCCCCACTACCTCCAGTGACAACAACCGAATCAGTTTCAACTTATGGTCCGGAAGTTTCGAAATATTCTACCGTGTTCATTTCTGGCTGTTCGATTGAGCAGTTCAACGAagataaaaaattaattaaggAATTGAAGGATGATATAGTTGCCATGGCCGAAGACTACACGGAAACGGAGGGATTTtgtttgaccaaaaaaattga gCCCGAAGACGTGAATATTTATACTCTAGAGCAATGTCCAACACAATGGCAAGACTTTGCAAATTGCGTCCGCCTAGTCTATTCACTACCGCTAAAAACTGACAGTAGCTGTTCACTCTGGAAAGGATATCAATTGGCTGAAGAACATCTGAATATAATGTGGACCAGATTGGCTAGTAAATATCTGAAAGGTTTTTCTGTTTATGAACAGCCTGAAATCAACAGTTTGCTTACATGGTGGGTGATCTGTATAATACTTGTAATTCTTCTATTCGCTGCAGCAATTATATCGGTAAACTTGATATGGAGGAGGAATAAATTCTTGAAGAG GGCAAATACGTTCGATGATGGTAATTACACAgcggatatgagaaaaatttcggAGATGTCTCTCACACCACCATATTTTCAACCAATTCCACCGATGTTTGGGAAAACTGATCTTTTTGTCGAAGTGAATGGTGCAGACAATGAAG GATTCCAGTACGATGCTATTGATGAGAATGGGACAGCCATATGA
- the LOC123307086 gene encoding ATP-dependent RNA helicase vasa: MDEDWDNDDTSTNNYNNYGVISEGGTKFAAGRGFKSVKSDYNNEWNPNDSNQVEDSGWGNDDTSSYNNYNSSYGQDKRGRGGRGGRGGRGGRGGNTNGRYQDNENGYDNEDRDGGSRGRGRGGRGGGRGGNRSSGDDYMPKENNDNDGEEPKKEYYIPVDRTTEEDLFTNGISTGINFIKMQDIEVNVSGENVPPPIKSFESSGLRPHLIDNIVKSGYTNPTPIQKYSIPTILNGRDLMGCAQTGSGKTAAFLLPIINNLMAAQEPPVVEENKAKPNVVIVSPTRELAIQIFEQAHKFSFNSIVKVVKAYGGTSTNHQRAMVLRGCHILVATPGRLNDFLDRGCISFDCLKFFVLDEADRMLDMGFLPTVEKMLGHASMTATGDRQTLMFSATFPEEIQHLAGKFLHNYVFIAVGIVGSACTDVEQSFIQVTKFEKRMKLLDILKEDLGMRTLVFVETKRNADFLAAFLSENDIKTTSIHGDRLQREREQALWDFKTGVCQVLVATGVAARGLDIQGVQHVINFDLPNSVDEYVHRIGRTGRLGNRGKATSFFDPNHDATQAGQFSRIMKQAGQQVPDWLVSGNFEMGSGGHSFGGRDIREDDFGAAQNLDVVQDEPEENW, encoded by the exons ATGGATGAAGACTGGGATAATGACGATACATCTACCAACAATTATAAT AATTATGGGGTTATATCTGAAGGAGGTACTAAGTTTGCTGCTGGCCGGGGCTTTAAATCCGTTAAATCAGATTATAATAATGAATGGAACCCAAATGATTCCAATCAAGTAGAAGATAGCGGTTGGGGTAATGACGATACATCATCATATAATAATTACAACAGCAGCTATGGTCAAGATAAAAGAGGAAGAGGTGGTCGTGGTGGCCGAGGAGGAAGAGGTGGCCGTG gggGAAATACTAATGGCCGATATCAGGACAATGAGAATGGTTATGACAATGAAGACAGAGATGGAGGAAGTAGGGGTCGTGGAAGAG GTGGTCGAGGTGGGGGTAGAGGAGGAAATAGGTCTTCTGGTGATGACTATATGCCAAAAGAAA ATAATGATAATGATGGAGAAGAACCCAAGAAAGAATATTACATTCCTGTTGATAGAACGACAGAAGAAGATCTCTTCACAAATGGCATATCTACAGGTATAAATTTCATCAAGATGCAAGATATTGAAGTCAATGTTAGTGGTGAAAATGTACCACCTCCCATCAAAAGTTTTGAATCGTCAGGATTGAGACCTCACCTTATAGATAATATAGTGAAGTCTGGTTATACGAATCCCACACCTATACAAAAATATTCGATACCCACAATTTTGAATGGACGGGATCTGATGGGCTGCGCTCAGACTGGATCGGGAAAAACA GCTGCATTCCTCTTGCCCATTATCAATAACCTGATGGCCGCACAAGAACCACCAGTTGTTGAAGAAAACAAAGCCAAACCTAATGTTGTGATAGTGTCTCCCACAAGGGAACTGGCCATACAGATCTTTGAACAAGCTCATAAGTTCAGTTTCAACTCGATTGTCAAAGTAGTCAAAGCATATGGTGGAACATCAACAAATCATCAGCGAGCTATGGTTCTTAGGGGATGTCATATACTCGTTGCCACGCCAGGAAGACTGAATGATTTCTTAGACAGAGGATGCATCTCTTTTGATtgcttgaaatttttcgttttggATGAGGCAGATAGAATGTTGGACATGGGTTTCCTTCCTACTGTGGAGAAAATGTTAGGACACGCCTCTATGACTGCAACG ggaGATCGACAAACTCTCATGTTTTCCGCAACGTTTCCAGAAGAAATTCAACATTTAGCTGGAAAATTTTTGCACAATTACGTATTCATAGCCGTAGGCATCGTTGGTAGCGCGTGTACCGACGTCGAACAAAGTTTTATTCAAGTGacgaaatttgaaaaacgaatGAAACTTTTGGATATACTCAAAGAGGACCTTGGCATGAGGACTTTGGTATTTGTGGAAACAAAGAGGAATGCCGACTTTTTGGCGGCATTTTTGAGTGAAAATGACATCAAAACGACAAGTATACACGGTGATAGACTGCAACGAGAGAGAGAGCAAGCACTATGGGACTTTAAGACTGGAGTTTGTCAGGTTTTGGTGGCAACTGGAGTGGCAGCACGAGGtttggatatacagggtgtccaacaTGTAATCAATTTCGATTTGCCTAATAGCGTGGATGAATATGTTCACAGAATTGGTAGAACAGGAAGATTAG GAAACAGGGGAAAAGCAACAAGCTTCTTCGACCCTAATCATGATGCGACTCAAGCTGGTCAATTCTCAAGAATAATGAAGCAAGCTGGTCAGCAGGTACCAGACTGGCTGGTCTCAGGCAATTTTGAAATGGGCAGCGGAGGACATTCCTTTGGAGGAAGAGATATAAGAGAG GATGATTTTGGTGCTGCACAAAATCTAGATGTTGTCCAGGATGAACCTGAAGAAAATTGGTGA
- the LOC123307106 gene encoding transmembrane protein 222: MNSGENLLSSRSGILSKMNECGLPPIDISKDKFPCCIVWTPIPVLSWFFPFIGHMGIALSSGVIRDFAGPYYVSEDNMAFGRPTKYWQLKPALARGGISGWDNAVTEASDIYKGRMHNLFCDNCHSHVATALDLMKYKDSSDWNMIKLAFLILIYGKYVSFGRFFQTWVPSVLFYAIIFALMYNMI, encoded by the coding sequence ATGAATTCAGGAGAAAATCTTTTATCATCAAGAAGTGGAATATTAAGTAAAATGAATGAGTGTGGTCTTCCACCAATCGATATTTCTAAAGACAAATTTCCTTGCTGTATTGTTTGGACTCCTATACCAGTTTTGTCATGGTTCTTTCCATTTATTGGTCATATGGGTATAGCTTTATCTTCAGGAGTTATAAGGGATTTTGCAGGACCATATTATGTATCGGAAGATAATATGGCTTTCGGAAGACCAACCAAGTACTGGCAATTGAAACCTGCCCTCGCAAGAGGAGGAATATCTGGTTGGGATAATGCGGTTACTGAAGCTTCCGACATTTATAAAGGACGTATGCACAATTTATTTTGTGACAATTGCCATTCTCATGTAGCCACTGCCTTAGATTTAATGAAGTATAAAGACTCCTCTGATTggaatatgataaaattggcATTTTTAATTTTGATATATGGGAAATATGTGAGCTTTGGGAGGTTTTTTCAAACATGGGTGCCCTCAGTTTTATTTTATGCCATTATTTTTGCTTTAATGTATAATATGATTTAA
- the LOC123307101 gene encoding checkpoint protein HUS1, with product MKFRGLISDSTAMRDFMNIATSLSKFSKECVMRITTRNVYFIVSEEESGPRRPLVWCDLPANFYFKEYNVVGVSDEYNEIYLEFSTALLARSVSVLKQNVKNLKIKLTNKEFPCLTLEMELAPEDIQSRQCVHDIRVEVISRKHWSNYEEPRFNDFHVTISMPPLKHLKSIVERMKNMSHQLIVSANKNGRLILRIQTNTVTISSHFPDLNLESFAVGITSNNDIDDTNEDDEMHAVSSTIDIKKFLMFLSGMQLNNCKALCGIVHNRMVKLYMEQPGAMKLQIFLTELND from the exons atgaaattcaGAGGACTCATTTCAGATTCTACCGCTATGCGAGACTTCATGA atatTGCAACCAGCCTATCTAAATTTTCCAAAGAATGTGTTATGAGAATCACCACCAGAAATGTATATTTTATTGTCTCTGAGGAAGAATCTGGTCCCCGACGTCCACTAGTTTGGTGTGATTTACCagctaatttttatttcaaagaataCAATGTAGTAGGAGTCAGTGATGAATACAATGAGAtatatttggaattttcaacAG CTCTTTTGGCTAGATCTGTATCAGTTTTGAAACAAAAtgtgaagaatttgaaaataaaacttaCCAATAAAGAATTTCCCTGTCTTACATTGGAGATGGAACTG GCTCCAGAGGATATTCAATCTAGACAATGTGTTCATGACATACGAGTGGAAGTAATCTCTAGAAAACATTGGAGTAATTATGAAGAACCAAGATTCAACGATTTTCAT GTAACAATATCAATGCCACCTTTAAAACATTTAAAGAGTATTGTGGAGAGAATGAAGAATATGAGTCACCAGTTGATTGTTTCTGCAAATAAAAATGGTAGATTGATTCTTCGAATACAAACTAATACTGTGACAATATCATCACATTTTCCAGACTTAAATTTAGAGAGTTTTGCAG TTGGCATCACTTCAAACAACGACATCGATGATACAAATGAAGATGACGAAATGCATGCAGTTAGTTCCACAatagatataaaaaaatttttaatgtttCTCTCAGGTATGCAACTAAATAACTGTAAAGCCCTATGTGGGATTGTCCATAATAGAATGGTGAAATTATATATGGAACAACCCGGAGCAATGAAATTGCAAATATTCCTTACAGAATTAAATGATTAG